A section of the Helianthus annuus cultivar XRQ/B unplaced genomic scaffold, HanXRQr2.0-SUNRISE HanXRQChr00c091, whole genome shotgun sequence genome encodes:
- the LOC110940171 gene encoding probable aspartic proteinase GIP2, producing the protein MASSQTLTTLFIFSLLTISYAATDPFKLPKQTNIHFPIRKNQTSLQYYTTFEAGNPQSQVTALIDLGAQAVWFDCTSYVSSSYKRSACGSNRCKKALGSVCVGCNSTPRPGCSNNTCGVYAFNPLTKYLTAQELGEDTVRVTSSDGHSIRLSYDVPKFQFSCADAGIVEGLPGDNTKGLVGFARTDVSLVSQISSAFSLAKKFALCIPSSSNKGLGDIFIGGGPYYMPPRDEDQSLDLSSTPLVINPVSTAPIFSEGDASDEYFINVKSIEVDHKRVAFNSSLLSIDSNGVGGTKISTVVPYTTLHSSIYKPLVNDFVKAAAVDGIKRVASVAPFGACFDAKTAPKTLVGPAVPDIDLILEGINIWFTLYGSNTMVEVKKNVICLAFVDGGAEPRTSIVLGGHQLENRVLEFDLAASKLGFSQPLQLWNTSCSHYRLS; encoded by the coding sequence ATGGCATCTTCTCAAACCCTCACCACCCTCTTCATCTTTTCACTTCTAACAATCTCATATGCTGCAACAGATCCATTCAAACTACCCAAACAAACTAACATTCACTTCCCCATTAGAAAAAACCAAACATCCCTTCAGTACTACACCACATTTGAGGCTGGAAACCCGCAATCACAGGTCACCGCATTAATCGACCTAGGAGCGCAAGCAGTATGGTTCGACTGCACATCCTACGTCTCGTCTTCTTACAAGCGATCAGCTTGCGGCTCAAACCGATGCAAGAAAGCCTTGGGATCAGTCTGTGTCGGGTGCAACTCGACTCCTAGGCCAGGCTGCTCCAACAACACATGTGGTGTATACGCTTTTAACCCGTTAACCAAATACTTAACCGCTCAAGAGCTTGGTGAAGATACCGTTAGAGTAACATCGTCAGACGGACACTCTATTCGCCTTAGTTACGACGTCCCCAAATTCCAATTCTCGTGTGCGGATGCTGGCATTGTAGAAGGCTTACCTGGTGACAACACTAAAGGGTTGGTTGGTTTTGCAAGAACAGACGTCTCATTAGTTTCACAAATCTCATCTGCGTTCAGTTTGGCTAAAAAGTTTGCCCTTTGTATACCCTCTTCTTCTAATAAAGGATTAGGTGACATATTTATCGGTGGAGGACCATATTACATGCCTCCTAGAGACGAAGATCAATCTTTGGACCTTTCAAGCACCCCGCTCGTTATCAATCCGGTCAGCACCGCACCGATTTTCTCTGAGGGAGATGCATCAGATGAATACTTTATCAATGTTAAAAGCATTGAAGTCGACCACAAACGTGTTGCTTTTAACTCTTCTTTGCTATCCATTGATAGTAATGGAGTTGGGGGGACAAAGATCAGCACTGTAGTACCATACACCACTTTGCACTCGAGTATATACAAACCTTTGGTTAACGATTTTGTTAAGGCAGCTGCAGTGGATGGCATCAAAAGGGTGGCATCTGTGGCGCCATTTGGAGCCTGTTTTGATGCCAAGACTGCTCCCAAGACGCTAGTCGGGCCTGCAGTTCCAGATATCGATCTGATTTTAGAGGGAATAAACATATGGTTTACACTCTATGGTTCTAACACAATGGTGGAAGTTAAGAAGAATGTGATATGTCTTGCATTTGTTGATGGAGGAGCTGAGCCTAGAACATCGATTGTTTTAGGTGGGCATCAGTTGGAGAACCGAGTTCTTGAGTTTGATTTAGCTGCATCAAAACTGGGGTTCAGTCAACCTCTTCAGCTCTGGAACACAAGCTGCTCTCACTATAGGCTATCTTAA